From Planctomycetota bacterium:
GCTCGACGCCATCCGCCAAGACGAGGTTGGCACGCTGGAGGCAGTCCAGGATCACCTCGGCCTGGACGTCATCGATCTCGCGGGAGTGGTCCAGCCCGACAACAGCAGCACGCAGGGCGGTGCCGACGAGCTGGACGCGGGCGAAGTCTGGTGGATCAACCGCGTCGCCGGCCCCACGATCGAGGCGGCAGGATTCGAGCGACGCGACACCTCATTCGGTCCCAAGGCCGCCGGCTATGCCGCGAAATTCCCGGTCTGGAGCCTTCGATACGTCGCCCGACAACGCAAGAGCGTGCACGGCTCCTTCGCGAAGCACGTGATGCGGTTCCTTCGCCCGAAATGACGGGGGGGCTCACGCCGCTTCGGCGGCGGCCTTCTCGGCGGCGGCGGCCTGCTTCTTGGTCAGGCGGCCGTCCTTCTTCTCGGTCAGACGCGTCGCCTTGCCCACGCGGTCACGCAGGTAGTACAGACGAGCCCGACGAATCTTGCCGACACGCTTCACCTTCACGTCGGTGACGTTGGGCGAATGGAACGGGAAAATGCGCTCCACGCCCTGGCCTGCAACGAGGCGGCGAACCGTGAACGTCTTGGTCGTGCCGCGGCCCTTGATCTGGATAACGGTGCCGGTGAACCGCTGCACACGCTCCTTCTTGCCCTCGACGATCTTGTAGAAGACGTCCACGTCGGCACCCACGTCGAACTTCGGCAGGTCGTCGGCGGTCTTGGCGCTGCCGGCCTCGGCGGCCTGGATGAGCGGGTGAATCATGGCGTGGGTAGAGGGTCGCGGCGGACGGCTCCCGGAGAGTCGGGCGGGCACTCTAGGCGCGGGACGCCTCGGTGTTCAATCCGTCGTCATGCGACGCAAAACGAACGTCACGCCGTCTGCTCCGGCATTTCCGGTCGGAGCGGTCGGCAGCGTGTCGAGGTGGGCGACGACCTCGTCGAAGTGCGTTCGAAGGTCGGCGACGTCGCGGATGGTCGGGACCTTGCCGTCCAACGGCCCGAGCGGGCTGAAGTCGACGCCCGGCAGCTCCCGCAAGTCGCCGCCGATAGTCCGACGCGTGAACAGCTCGAACGGCCCGACGCGGTAGAAGACCGGGCTCTCCACGCCGCCGACATACGCGACGCGGGTCGAGTCGCCGTCGAAGTAGATGACGACCTGGTCGTACTCGTTGGCCCGGGTCGCTTCGAGCACCTCGACGACGGTCACGCCCTCGACCGCCGACAGCTCGTCCGCCAACGACTGACGATCGGCCGCAGCACCGGCGAAAAAGACGTACCCGAAGACGGCCGCGGGCACGAGGACCATCATCGCGACCAGCAGCACCGCCAGCCCGATCTGCCGC
This genomic window contains:
- the rplS gene encoding 50S ribosomal protein L19; amino-acid sequence: MIHPLIQAAEAGSAKTADDLPKFDVGADVDVFYKIVEGKKERVQRFTGTVIQIKGRGTTKTFTVRRLVAGQGVERIFPFHSPNVTDVKVKRVGKIRRARLYYLRDRVGKATRLTEKKDGRLTKKQAAAAEKAAAEAA